A genomic stretch from Bradyrhizobium sp. 195 includes:
- the nodB gene encoding chitooligosaccharide deacetylase NodB, translating to MTSSDDETKARSDYADPGGEHCVYLTFDDGPNPHCTPAILDVLAQHRAPATFCVIGAYAAGQPELIQRIIAEGHEIANHTMTHPDLSKCMPDEVEYEIVTTNKVIGMACPRASVRHMRAPYGIWTKEAHAASAKAELAALHWSVDPQDWSRPGAEAIVAAVLASVRPGAIVLLHDGCPPDELERCPHSGRRDQTVTALAQLIPALHDRGFAIRSLPQTH from the coding sequence GTGACGTCCTCAGACGACGAAACGAAAGCGCGGAGCGACTACGCCGACCCCGGCGGAGAGCACTGCGTCTATCTGACATTTGATGATGGGCCCAACCCGCATTGCACGCCGGCTATCCTAGATGTGCTGGCGCAGCATCGGGCCCCCGCCACCTTCTGCGTGATCGGTGCTTATGCAGCGGGTCAGCCGGAGCTGATCCAACGCATCATCGCAGAAGGGCACGAAATCGCAAACCACACAATGACGCACCCGGATTTATCCAAATGCATGCCGGATGAGGTGGAATACGAGATCGTCACGACGAACAAGGTCATCGGAATGGCCTGCCCCCGAGCCTCTGTGCGGCACATGCGTGCGCCGTATGGGATATGGACCAAGGAGGCCCACGCCGCGTCGGCGAAGGCCGAACTGGCAGCCCTGCACTGGTCAGTCGACCCGCAAGACTGGTCTCGTCCTGGCGCCGAGGCGATTGTTGCCGCGGTGCTGGCCTCGGTCCGGCCGGGGGCCATCGTGCTCCTGCACGACGGGTGCCCTCCCGACGAGTTGGAACGCTGCCCTCACTCTGGTCGGCGCGACCAGACTGTGACGGCGCTCGCCCAGCTCATTCCAGCACTGCATGACCGTGGATTCGCAATCCGGTCGCTTCCTCAAACTCACTGA
- the metC gene encoding cystathionine beta-lyase produces the protein MDRIAWDERWPEPDTQLSHLGRAPAEHAGMVNVPVYRGSTIVSENLEDWDRRKQNPVTNYGRFGSPLSRALEGAICELEGGYRSILFPSGLSACSHALLGILKAGDHVLICDNVYEPVRMFANQVLTRFEVKVEYFHPTQPSDLLAKIGTKTRAVYLESPGSMTFEVQDLPALCAIAHQSGALVLMDNTWATPLYFKPFLHGVDISIHAATKYIVGHSDALLGIATANKEAWPLLQPSAHHFGEIAGPDDIYLALRGLRTLAVRMRQHYENGLKLAQSLEDHPAVGQVLHPALPNHPGYNIWKRDFLGASGLFGVVLKPMSKAQLSVFFQKLRLFGIGLSWGGYESLVLPVDDPPRTEAMVSFDGPLIRIHAGMEGPSDLIADMHQALRAACEHCVSDAAYQDESRGGWFQGQY, from the coding sequence ATGGATCGCATCGCCTGGGATGAACGCTGGCCAGAGCCCGATACGCAATTGTCTCATCTCGGTCGCGCGCCGGCTGAACACGCCGGGATGGTCAATGTTCCTGTCTATCGAGGCTCCACGATCGTTTCGGAAAACCTCGAAGACTGGGATAGACGCAAGCAGAATCCAGTGACGAACTACGGACGATTCGGCTCACCGCTGTCTCGTGCTCTCGAGGGTGCCATTTGTGAACTGGAGGGCGGGTATCGTTCGATCTTGTTCCCTTCGGGACTCTCTGCGTGCTCCCACGCGCTTCTCGGGATCCTGAAGGCCGGGGATCATGTTTTGATCTGCGATAACGTCTATGAACCGGTGAGGATGTTCGCGAACCAGGTTCTAACTAGATTTGAGGTCAAGGTGGAGTACTTCCATCCCACACAGCCTTCGGATCTACTCGCGAAGATTGGGACAAAAACGCGAGCTGTGTACCTGGAGTCCCCGGGGTCCATGACGTTTGAGGTACAGGATCTGCCCGCGCTGTGCGCGATCGCACATCAATCGGGTGCGCTCGTGCTCATGGACAATACTTGGGCGACGCCGCTCTATTTCAAACCCTTTCTCCATGGCGTCGACATCTCGATCCATGCCGCGACCAAGTATATCGTTGGTCATTCCGACGCCCTTCTGGGCATTGCTACCGCTAACAAGGAGGCGTGGCCGCTCCTGCAGCCAAGCGCTCATCATTTCGGGGAGATTGCTGGGCCAGATGACATCTATTTAGCTCTTCGTGGACTGCGCACACTAGCCGTTCGCATGAGGCAGCATTACGAAAATGGCCTGAAGCTGGCTCAAAGCCTGGAAGACCACCCGGCAGTGGGCCAGGTTCTACACCCTGCGCTCCCAAACCATCCCGGCTACAATATTTGGAAGCGGGATTTCTTGGGTGCAAGTGGCCTGTTCGGCGTCGTTCTGAAGCCTATGTCCAAGGCCCAGCTTTCGGTTTTCTTCCAGAAACTGCGCCTTTTTGGAATCGGATTGTCATGGGGTGGGTACGAAAGTCTTGTGCTGCCTGTCGATGATCCTCCACGAACGGAAGCAATGGTTTCATTTGATGGACCGTTGATTCGTATTCACGCCGGCATGGAGGGGCCGAGTGATCTCATTGCGGACATGCATCAGGCGCTGCGAGCCGCCTGCGAACACTGCGTGAGCGACGCTGCTTACCAGGATGAGAGCAGAGGCGGGTGGTTTCAAGGGCAGTATTGA
- a CDS encoding autoinducer binding domain-containing protein — protein MDLFCFIECAKQSRSPEVLFDLLVSCSSEQGFSQVAYVALTDAEPTRRPEYLPAAVTANCPSAWCERYAERRYNAIDPVVRRTTMQSAPFLWDQLAHKYQLQPSEMRVLNEAKEAGLKHGPLFGPFGQLSVASFASRFDDDDPEYRLSRLNALAWQVHHAFAEIAPSSEDRCHMQVALSEREKDCLRWVEEGKSSWEIGVILTVSENTVNFHLKNAMRKLETNSRTHCVAKAIRLGLI, from the coding sequence ATGGACCTATTTTGCTTCATCGAATGCGCAAAACAGAGTCGATCTCCCGAGGTGTTGTTCGATCTGCTTGTGAGCTGTTCGAGCGAACAGGGCTTCAGTCAAGTCGCTTACGTGGCGCTGACGGACGCGGAGCCAACCCGCCGGCCAGAGTATCTGCCAGCCGCGGTGACAGCGAACTGTCCTTCCGCGTGGTGCGAGCGCTATGCTGAACGCCGATACAATGCCATCGATCCCGTGGTTCGGCGTACGACGATGCAGTCGGCGCCGTTTCTATGGGATCAACTCGCTCACAAATATCAATTGCAGCCAAGCGAAATGCGTGTGTTGAACGAGGCCAAAGAGGCCGGTCTGAAGCATGGCCCACTGTTCGGACCATTTGGACAGCTATCTGTCGCATCCTTTGCATCCAGGTTCGACGATGACGACCCTGAGTATCGTCTCAGTCGTCTCAACGCATTGGCTTGGCAGGTTCATCATGCATTTGCAGAGATCGCGCCGTCATCGGAGGACAGATGCCATATGCAAGTGGCGCTATCAGAACGAGAAAAGGATTGCCTCCGCTGGGTGGAAGAGGGGAAATCATCCTGGGAAATCGGAGTCATCCTGACAGTCAGCGAGAATACGGTGAACTTTCACCTGAAGAACGCAATGCGAAAGCTAGAGACGAACAGCCGTACCCATTGCGTTGCTAAGGCGATTCGCCTCGGTCTTATCTGA
- a CDS encoding NodA family N-acyltransferase, giving the protein MKMIAPGSTRGVSARPPVRWRLCWENELQLADHIELSDFFRKTYGPTGAFNAKPFEGHRSWAGARPEIRAIGYDDRGVAIHIGALRRFIKVGEVDLLVAELGLYGVRPDLEGLGISHSIRVMYPVLRDLGVPFGFGTVRSALQKHITRLLGRQGLATVLPGLRVRSARPDIYLTVPPTRVEDVVVLVLPIARPMSEWPDGEMIERNGPEL; this is encoded by the coding sequence ATGAAAATGATCGCGCCCGGATCCACACGAGGTGTTTCGGCGCGCCCTCCAGTTCGTTGGAGGCTGTGCTGGGAGAATGAGCTTCAACTTGCTGACCATATTGAATTGTCCGACTTCTTCCGGAAGACCTATGGTCCGACCGGGGCATTCAATGCAAAGCCCTTTGAAGGTCATCGAAGCTGGGCCGGCGCAAGGCCTGAGATTCGGGCAATCGGCTACGATGATCGTGGCGTCGCGATTCACATCGGCGCACTGCGCCGCTTCATAAAAGTTGGTGAGGTCGATCTGCTTGTGGCTGAACTCGGATTGTACGGGGTGCGCCCGGATCTCGAGGGGCTCGGCATCAGCCACTCCATCCGCGTGATGTATCCGGTATTGCGAGATCTTGGGGTGCCGTTCGGCTTTGGCACGGTCCGATCCGCCCTGCAGAAACATATTACCAGGCTGCTCGGGCGACAGGGATTGGCGACTGTTCTGCCAGGGCTCCGTGTCCGGTCCGCTCGTCCGGATATCTATCTCACTGTGCCTCCGACGCGCGTGGAGGACGTGGTCGTCCTCGTTCTGCCGATTGCGAGGCCAATGAGCGAATGGCCGGACGGTGAGATGATTGAACGAAACGGGCCAGAACTGTGA
- the nodC gene encoding chitooligosaccharide synthase NodC, whose translation MSLLATISTVAVASYALLSSVHKSAQALYALRTDASLPPYDPVDTDALPSVDVIVPCFNEDPRTLAACLKSLASQDYPGRLQVYVVDDGSANVAAVAPVHGSYAYDPRFNVILLPSNVGKRKAQIAAIRRSFGDLVLNVDSDTEIASDVVSKLVRKMQDPAVGAAMGQLTASNRNDSWLTRLIDMEYWLACNEERAAQTRFGAVMCCCGPCAMYRRSALLLLLDQYETQFFRGKPSDFGEDRHLTILMLKAGFRTEYVPDAIAATVVPDRLLPYLRQQLRWARSTYRDTLLGLHLLPGLDRYLTLDVLGQNLGPLLLAISSIAALAQLALTGTVPWWTGLTIVAMTMIRCSVAALRAGELRFIGFSLHTPINIFLLLPMKAYALCTLSNSDWLSRKVAKSSEVDESKASIEDATTGPSLNPASETPGSIRGAGLSRAPSQLIASGGIAAETD comes from the coding sequence ATGAGCCTGCTTGCCACCATCAGCACCGTTGCTGTTGCCTCCTACGCGTTGCTCTCCAGCGTCCATAAGAGCGCGCAGGCGCTTTATGCGCTGCGAACCGACGCCTCACTGCCGCCGTACGATCCGGTCGACACCGATGCTCTGCCTAGCGTGGATGTCATCGTGCCCTGCTTCAACGAGGACCCGCGCACGCTGGCGGCCTGCCTGAAGTCTCTCGCAAGCCAGGACTACCCAGGGCGATTGCAGGTCTATGTGGTCGATGACGGCTCTGCAAATGTCGCTGCAGTGGCCCCGGTCCATGGGAGCTACGCATATGACCCGAGGTTCAACGTCATTCTGCTGCCAAGCAACGTTGGAAAGCGCAAGGCGCAGATCGCAGCGATACGCCGGTCGTTCGGCGATCTCGTGCTCAATGTCGATTCCGACACGGAAATCGCCAGCGACGTGGTCAGCAAACTCGTACGCAAGATGCAGGATCCAGCCGTCGGCGCGGCCATGGGGCAATTGACGGCCAGCAACCGGAACGACAGCTGGCTGACCCGATTGATCGACATGGAGTACTGGTTGGCTTGCAACGAGGAGCGCGCGGCGCAGACGCGCTTTGGTGCCGTCATGTGCTGCTGCGGGCCGTGTGCCATGTACCGCCGCTCCGCGCTGCTGTTGCTGCTGGACCAGTACGAGACGCAGTTCTTCCGGGGAAAGCCGAGCGACTTCGGTGAGGACCGTCATCTGACGATCCTCATGCTCAAGGCAGGGTTTCGAACCGAGTACGTTCCGGACGCCATCGCCGCCACGGTGGTCCCGGACAGGCTCTTGCCCTATCTGCGGCAACAGCTCCGCTGGGCGCGGAGCACTTACCGCGACACGCTGCTGGGTTTGCACCTGTTGCCCGGCCTGGACCGGTACCTTACGCTCGACGTGCTCGGACAGAACCTCGGGCCGCTGCTGCTCGCCATCTCATCGATTGCCGCGCTCGCTCAGCTCGCGCTCACCGGCACCGTGCCCTGGTGGACCGGTCTGACCATCGTCGCGATGACCATGATTCGATGCAGCGTGGCGGCCCTTCGTGCCGGCGAGCTTCGATTTATCGGCTTCTCGCTCCACACCCCGATCAACATCTTCCTCCTGCTCCCGATGAAAGCCTATGCGCTCTGTACCTTGAGCAACAGCGACTGGCTCTCGCGCAAAGTGGCGAAATCATCAGAGGTCGATGAATCGAAGGCCTCGATCGAAGACGCCACAACTGGACCAAGCCTTAACCCGGCATCGGAAACGCCTGGCTCAATTCGCGGGGCAGGTCTTTCGCGCGCTCCCTCGCAGCTGATCGCGTCTGGTGGCATTGCGGCCGAGACTGACTGA
- a CDS encoding outer membrane protein, with translation MKNLLLATVSIVALGAVAPAFGADLAAQPVQPLYTKAPQPVAATIHDWSGYYIGMNGGLGSSSNCWDFNGGTPEGCHDATGGTVGGQIGYRRQMGQIVLGVEGQGNWADLTGSNDSIAFADINQTKIDAFGVVTGQIGYAVDNVLFYAKGGAAVTSNTYQISSTLTGAQLGKSDHILWGGALGAGIEYGFTPSWSVSLEYDHLFMQPGAVHFPAPAGGTDRVRQDFDLLTARLNYKFGGPFLLKY, from the coding sequence ATGAAGAACTTGTTGCTTGCGACTGTAAGCATTGTGGCGCTTGGCGCGGTGGCGCCCGCATTCGGCGCGGATCTGGCTGCGCAGCCCGTCCAGCCTCTCTATACCAAAGCTCCGCAGCCTGTTGCAGCTACGATCCACGACTGGAGCGGCTACTACATCGGCATGAACGGCGGCTTGGGCTCAAGCTCGAATTGCTGGGACTTCAATGGCGGCACGCCTGAGGGCTGCCATGATGCGACCGGCGGTACTGTGGGTGGCCAGATCGGCTATCGAAGGCAGATGGGCCAGATCGTGCTTGGTGTTGAAGGCCAGGGGAACTGGGCTGATTTGACTGGCTCGAATGACAGCATAGCGTTTGCGGATATCAACCAGACCAAGATTGATGCGTTCGGCGTGGTAACGGGGCAGATCGGTTATGCCGTGGACAACGTATTATTTTACGCCAAAGGTGGTGCCGCAGTGACGAGCAATACCTATCAGATTAGCTCGACCCTCACGGGCGCGCAGCTTGGGAAGAGCGACCACATTCTTTGGGGTGGTGCATTGGGAGCTGGGATTGAGTACGGTTTCACGCCGAGCTGGTCGGTCAGCCTCGAGTACGACCACCTATTCATGCAGCCCGGAGCGGTGCACTTCCCCGCGCCCGCAGGCGGAACCGATCGCGTCCGCCAGGATTTCGATCTTCTGACTGCACGGCTCAACTATAAGTTCGGCGGCCCGTTTCTTCTGAAATACTGA
- a CDS encoding LysR family transcriptional regulator has protein sequence MRFKGLDLNLLVAFDALVTQGNLTAAARSINLSQPAMSAAVARLRTYFRDELFTMRGRKLVPTPRAQALAVPIREALAHIQLSIISPDGFTPSQSNRRFRIILSDFMTVVFLRRIVDRVAREAPTINFELLPPGEEPDELLRRGEVDFLMYPEMFMSSAHPKAALFDDTFVCVGCPMNKQLAPRLTFEKYMSIGHVEAQFGRSLRPSFHEWLLLEHGFKIRTEVAVQGFGMIPPMLLGTNRIASMPSRLVSHFANTMPLRVIEPPLRLLTFTEAVQWPAIHNTDPASIWMRNMFLQEASMMVSPSETNQCHGPF, from the coding sequence ATGCGTTTCAAGGGCCTCGATCTGAATCTCCTAGTCGCGTTCGACGCCCTGGTGACGCAAGGCAATCTCACTGCGGCAGCAAGAAGCATCAACCTCAGTCAACCTGCCATGAGCGCTGCCGTCGCGCGGCTTCGCACTTACTTTCGCGATGAGCTATTCACGATGAGGGGCCGGAAGCTTGTCCCAACGCCGCGGGCTCAAGCGCTCGCAGTCCCGATTCGCGAGGCTCTCGCTCACATTCAGCTCTCCATCATTTCTCCGGACGGCTTCACTCCGTCTCAATCGAACCGGCGATTCAGGATCATCCTGTCCGACTTCATGACTGTCGTGTTTCTTCGAAGAATCGTGGACCGCGTCGCGCGGGAAGCTCCGACAATCAATTTCGAGTTGCTGCCGCCCGGAGAGGAACCCGATGAACTTCTCCGGCGCGGTGAAGTCGATTTTCTCATGTATCCGGAGATGTTCATGTCGAGTGCGCATCCCAAGGCGGCACTGTTCGACGACACTTTCGTTTGCGTGGGCTGCCCGATGAACAAGCAGCTGGCGCCGCGACTTACGTTCGAGAAGTACATGTCGATCGGGCACGTGGAAGCCCAGTTCGGGCGCTCCCTGAGGCCCTCCTTCCACGAATGGCTCTTGCTCGAGCATGGTTTCAAGATACGCACCGAGGTCGCTGTGCAGGGTTTTGGTATGATTCCGCCTATGTTATTGGGCACCAACCGTATAGCGAGCATGCCCTCAAGATTGGTCAGCCATTTCGCAAACACGATGCCCCTGCGGGTCATCGAACCTCCGCTGCGACTTCTCACATTCACCGAGGCCGTCCAGTGGCCGGCCATTCATAATACTGATCCTGCAAGCATTTGGATGCGCAACATGTTCTTGCAAGAGGCATCCATGATGGTCTCTCCGTCCGAGACCAACCAATGTCACGGCCCGTTCTAG
- the nodS gene encoding nodulation methyltransferase NodS: protein MSLDKTYQSLQRELTNDDPWRLDDNPFERERHTQLLRLSLSNGTVSTGLEIGCAAGAFTEKLAPHCKRLTVIDVMPRAIGRAVQRTKRWSHISWAATDILQFSTEELFDLIVVAEVLYYLEDMTRMRTAIDKMVKMLAPGGHLVFGSARDATCRRWGHVAGAETVITMLTEALIEVERVQCQGQSADEDCLLVRFRNPERSSIPPDGRA from the coding sequence GTGAGCCTGGACAAGACATATCAATCGTTGCAACGGGAGCTGACCAATGATGACCCGTGGCGGCTTGACGACAATCCGTTCGAACGTGAGCGTCACACCCAATTGCTACGGCTATCGCTATCAAACGGCACCGTCTCAACCGGCCTCGAAATCGGGTGCGCGGCCGGTGCATTCACAGAGAAGCTTGCTCCTCACTGCAAACGGCTCACGGTCATCGATGTTATGCCGCGAGCGATCGGTCGAGCGGTCCAGCGGACCAAGAGGTGGTCGCATATCAGCTGGGCGGCGACCGATATTCTGCAGTTCTCGACCGAAGAGCTGTTCGATCTGATCGTGGTCGCCGAAGTTCTCTACTATCTCGAAGACATGACACGGATGCGTACCGCAATCGACAAGATGGTGAAGATGCTTGCTCCAGGTGGGCATCTGGTCTTCGGATCTGCACGTGATGCCACCTGCAGGCGATGGGGGCATGTCGCTGGCGCCGAGACAGTCATCACGATGTTGACTGAAGCGCTCATTGAGGTCGAACGCGTGCAGTGCCAGGGGCAGTCGGCTGACGAAGACTGCTTGTTGGTCCGCTTTCGCAATCCGGAGCGATCTTCGATCCCTCCGGACGGCCGAGCTTGA
- the hisC gene encoding histidinol-phosphate transaminase has translation MLSSLSPVARELDALPSGRPTLDNACVKLNTNENPFPLPAIVMRSAIAALEVQYRYPEDDNVSLRQAAAAAYGIATDRVMAGNGSSELLSLIYRAFLAPGDGVAMMSPGFSFNRKLALLQGARFIEIPWSEPDCLPMDELLFGRAKDAKFILLANPNNPTGTFVPLAEIERLIIRSDRLIVLDEAYVDFAPEDGLRLVERHSNLLVLRTFSKSYSAAGIRVGFGFGHPELIGRLRNIQNVFNMNVVAHAVGMSVLAHRDAYEENHRHVRLERQRVAAALSELGFSVTPSHANFLLARVPVGQGGRWWQAALQDQSVLVAFFPDAGLQECIRVSIGTTRQMDAFLAAVGSILKKVGCGG, from the coding sequence ATGCTTTCCTCGCTCTCGCCGGTGGCTCGCGAATTGGATGCTTTGCCGTCCGGGCGACCCACCCTGGATAATGCTTGCGTGAAACTGAACACGAATGAGAACCCATTTCCTTTGCCAGCCATCGTGATGCGAAGCGCAATTGCAGCTCTTGAGGTGCAATACCGCTATCCAGAAGACGATAATGTCAGCTTGAGACAAGCGGCCGCAGCGGCCTATGGGATTGCCACTGATCGCGTGATGGCTGGCAATGGATCGTCTGAACTCCTCAGTCTCATTTACAGAGCCTTTCTTGCCCCGGGCGACGGCGTCGCAATGATGTCGCCCGGCTTCTCATTCAATCGCAAGCTTGCCCTGTTGCAAGGGGCCCGGTTCATTGAAATTCCCTGGTCTGAACCCGACTGCTTGCCGATGGACGAGCTGCTTTTCGGTCGGGCTAAAGATGCCAAGTTCATTCTGCTGGCCAATCCGAACAATCCGACCGGAACCTTTGTTCCGCTCGCTGAGATCGAGCGCCTCATTATACGATCTGACCGATTGATCGTATTGGACGAAGCTTATGTCGATTTCGCACCTGAGGACGGCCTACGCCTCGTTGAGCGCCATTCGAATCTTCTGGTCCTGCGCACGTTTTCCAAGAGTTATTCCGCCGCTGGCATTCGCGTCGGCTTCGGTTTCGGCCATCCCGAGCTGATTGGGCGGCTTCGCAACATCCAGAATGTTTTCAACATGAATGTGGTCGCTCATGCCGTTGGCATGAGCGTCCTTGCGCATCGCGACGCCTACGAGGAGAACCATCGCCACGTCAGGCTTGAGCGTCAGCGCGTAGCGGCCGCCCTCTCGGAACTTGGGTTCTCCGTAACGCCTTCCCACGCGAACTTCCTCCTCGCCCGTGTGCCGGTAGGCCAGGGTGGCAGATGGTGGCAGGCGGCGTTGCAAGACCAGAGCGTTCTCGTTGCCTTCTTTCCGGATGCCGGCCTGCAAGAGTGCATTCGGGTTAGCATCGGTACAACGCGCCAGATGGATGCGTTTCTTGCGGCTGTCGGCAGCATTCTTAAGAAAGTGGGATGCGGTGGCTAG
- a CDS encoding LLM class flavin-dependent oxidoreductase: MRNVLPSNLTCGIFDHLDEDGPDIARQYADRLALAEAYDRLGFYAYHLAEHHCTPHGRGPSPNVFLSSVIQRTRRLRVCPLVMLLNLYHPLRAFEEICMLDHLSSGRVEVGLGRGSLPIELSYFGVGADVASSRYEEASQIFVNAMNGGPLSYEGQHFALSDVPLTLSPHQRPCPPTWIATNRPESAHWAAANGANLACMGPSSAVRKVTDRYRAHRNAKHDANGSAPFLALLRMVVIASSEAAARALAAPAYETWLKSFKFLYELNDIPPPSNLPLTLDAAIESELCVVGTRASVRQTLLDHVEEAGANYLLCQLAFGSLSLDACLNTATAIHSDLIAAEH; encoded by the coding sequence GTGAGAAACGTTCTTCCCTCAAACCTGACCTGCGGCATCTTTGATCATCTTGACGAGGACGGCCCCGATATCGCCCGGCAATACGCGGACCGCCTCGCGCTGGCGGAGGCCTACGACCGGCTCGGTTTCTATGCCTATCATCTGGCGGAGCATCATTGCACCCCCCATGGACGCGGTCCATCGCCGAACGTGTTTCTGTCAAGCGTCATACAACGCACACGGCGACTTCGCGTTTGTCCATTGGTCATGCTGCTCAACCTCTACCACCCGTTGCGGGCATTCGAGGAGATCTGCATGTTGGATCACCTGAGCAGCGGCAGGGTCGAGGTCGGTCTTGGTCGCGGCTCCCTACCGATCGAACTGAGTTATTTTGGGGTTGGAGCCGATGTTGCCTCAAGCCGTTACGAGGAAGCTTCCCAAATCTTCGTTAACGCGATGAATGGCGGCCCGCTCTCGTACGAAGGGCAACATTTTGCGCTGAGCGACGTTCCTTTGACGCTTTCACCTCACCAGCGTCCTTGTCCCCCGACATGGATTGCTACAAATCGGCCAGAGTCCGCGCATTGGGCGGCGGCGAATGGCGCTAATCTGGCGTGCATGGGGCCCTCTTCTGCCGTTCGCAAGGTAACAGATCGCTATCGCGCTCATCGAAACGCCAAGCATGACGCCAACGGTTCAGCACCATTTCTCGCATTACTCCGCATGGTCGTAATTGCAAGCTCTGAAGCAGCCGCCCGCGCCCTCGCCGCGCCAGCCTACGAAACATGGCTCAAGAGCTTTAAGTTCCTGTACGAGCTCAATGACATCCCGCCTCCATCCAACCTGCCCCTAACCTTGGATGCCGCAATTGAGAGTGAACTGTGCGTTGTCGGAACGCGCGCTTCGGTGCGCCAGACTCTTCTCGATCACGTGGAAGAGGCAGGCGCCAACTATCTCCTTTGCCAGCTCGCCTTTGGATCTCTGTCACTGGATGCCTGCCTCAACACAGCAACTGCGATTCACTCCGATCTCATAGCGGCAGAGCACTGA
- a CDS encoding response regulator transcription factor — MQAKASLANLMRVAHTLDVVSIVNADRSVRETLTDMVFSAGYVPEPFESADEFLKSGRRLITSCLIADMQSSVMSGFELFHHLAASGGAIPTVLLIDNSEDDMRRVLQAGLQFLRKPFQRSELLACVRSQIMNRNYSL, encoded by the coding sequence ATGCAAGCGAAGGCGTCCTTGGCGAATCTGATGCGAGTTGCGCACACGCTCGACGTCGTATCCATTGTGAATGCAGATCGGTCAGTGCGTGAAACTCTGACAGATATGGTGTTTTCCGCGGGTTACGTACCCGAACCCTTCGAGAGCGCAGACGAGTTCTTGAAATCGGGCCGCCGTTTGATCACGTCGTGCTTGATCGCGGACATGCAGTCGAGCGTGATGAGTGGCTTTGAGCTTTTCCATCATCTGGCTGCATCCGGAGGCGCGATTCCGACCGTTCTGCTCATAGACAACTCCGAAGACGATATGAGGCGAGTTCTGCAAGCTGGACTCCAGTTCTTGAGAAAGCCTTTCCAGCGTAGCGAACTGCTGGCCTGCGTCAGGAGTCAGATAATGAATAGGAATTACTCTCTATGA
- a CDS encoding MerR family transcriptional regulator, producing the protein MTNATPRRRRWRIGELAEATGVTVRTLHHYEHTGLLTVSERTDGGHRMYDRESLQRVSQIRALRELGFSLPEIRKAIEGRTSLTDLLRNHLERIEVQVARATLLRDRLRNMTTQGETEVSVDELPATLDAMSRIEERTPSAICTCASNASREDRWRKIRDELRSCMDRGEPPCSERANAVARQARSLLTEIAGVDSTVSMILKVLTRLTEPHNLAGWDASLMRYLDLALAALEDQLGKS; encoded by the coding sequence ATGACAAACGCCACACCACGACGGCGCCGATGGCGCATTGGAGAACTTGCAGAGGCGACCGGCGTAACGGTACGCACTCTGCATCACTACGAACATACCGGGTTGTTGACGGTCTCGGAACGTACCGATGGCGGTCACCGCATGTACGATCGTGAAAGCCTACAACGCGTCTCTCAGATTCGCGCGCTACGTGAGCTCGGCTTCTCGCTTCCTGAGATCCGCAAAGCCATCGAGGGGCGAACATCTCTCACGGACCTATTGCGCAACCATCTGGAGCGAATTGAAGTTCAAGTCGCGCGGGCGACACTATTACGGGATCGATTGCGCAATATGACGACGCAAGGTGAGACAGAAGTCAGTGTCGACGAGCTGCCGGCCACGTTAGATGCAATGTCGCGGATTGAGGAGCGTACCCCCTCGGCCATCTGCACGTGCGCCTCTAACGCTAGCCGCGAAGATCGGTGGCGGAAGATTCGGGACGAGCTACGTAGCTGCATGGATCGGGGCGAGCCTCCATGCAGTGAGCGGGCAAATGCGGTCGCGCGTCAGGCCCGTTCGCTGCTGACTGAGATCGCAGGAGTTGACTCGACTGTCTCGATGATACTTAAGGTGCTGACGCGATTGACCGAACCACACAATCTCGCCGGCTGGGATGCGAGCCTCATGCGATACCTGGATCTCGCCCTCGCCGCGCTGGAGGACCAGCTGGGAAAGAGTTGA